TGTAGGTGTTAACCGGAGCGTTCGGTGGGATGTTTGGGAAGTGGcccggtggaggtggaggaggacagCCGAAGGGTGGCGGCGGGACCGTGGGGTCGAAAGGATACGGAGGAGCTAAGAGAGGACCACCGAAACTCCCCGGGGGTGGAGGTGGTGGGGGGTAGTCGTTCCTGAATGCGTATGGGTGGGGGTTATATCCCTGTGTGGTGCCCCACGCAGGGGGAGCCGTGTTGTCCGGTAGCGGGGAATCACCGGTGTTACCCGGGGGTGGTGGTAGTCTGTTGGCGGCGTACGGAGTCTCCCGATAACCACTTCCGTAACCCTGAGGTTGCTGTGTATCCGGTGGAGCATGGTGATAACTGTTGTCCATattattattgtaaaaaaaaaacaaaaaaaaaaacacaaattatatGAAAAACTTTGATAACACTAGAATGCACAGTCTGTGCTTCATCGTCGCCATGTTTACGTGACGTAGTGAgggctctttcttcttcttcttctcacatTTGTGACTGTTTTGATTCCTTAGTGAATTACAGCGCCTATGCTAGTAGTGGCCACAATTGGTACTGCAACTTCAAATTTCGAATGTGTGACGTGTATgaaggtaaggcaaggcaaatttatttctatagcacaattcatacacagggcaattcacagtgctttacaaaaatggaaaagagacaagttaaaaacacacaactaTAATTACAACACTATaagtactcagagagcgcagacctccaccaaggcagatcagtgggccaacccccaccccaatcaccaccaatatttaattatttgttccttgcgctagtatcaacatttcctgaaattttcatccaaatgcgtccataactttttgagttatcttgcacacggacagacaaaccaatgcctgcaaaaacataacctccttggcggaggtaattatcgccatggttgttactgtttgtattgttgatactttcttgtgagggtctccACCACCTTCTACTTTCTTCTCTctccccttcacacacacacacacacacacacacacacacacacgtcaggtccagcatcaaaatgtggttcaacaaaactcataataaagacagtagaataccAAGGGGAGCTTCagatactttatgaagtttcccttggcaaagcaaatttgttcagcaccaaaaggcagccagactaccattctgctgttatgatgctggacaagacaagttagaaaaaaaaaaaaaaaagtaattttttcataCCAGGCTACTTTAGTGCAGAGCTGAGTGAACGGAGCTCACCAGTTTTATATGttggaggaaaaaataaaacttgaggcataaaatttcagaaaaaaattaacTGTATTCAAAAACAAATGAGAAATGTTACACAATCTTTGtaattacacaaacatgtttagaTACCAGTGTTAATCCTTTGACTTTGTTAACAGTAAACCAGTTCACTGCTGGCAGTGTtaaccacaataataataataataataataataataataatatacacagAAATGAACACTTGAGGCAAACAATTCAGGCAATTTATGAGTGCAACGTTTATCGAATCCATTCCACATAAGGCAAGGTGttgtgtttttaaagcaaagcggCCCATTTATGTACAAGTAGGTATCAAAATATTGCttcatctgtaaaataaaaatatactccACTAACTAGCTGATTGAGTATTGCGCTCCATAGTAAACCCTGCCCCGGGGGAGATCTGGAGAATGTCCTTTGAAATGATCAGAGCACGGAACTGTGGGAAATCAGAGCTTCAGAGGAAATGGCCAcagtgttagtttttttttcctttctagaACGAGGGGAAACGCCGTCTCACtggttgtcatcatcatcagcgGAGTCGTGTTTATTACTCAGGTGGCTCTCGTGGACCTCCAGCTCCTCGGCGCTCACCATGGCGGGGCTGATGGCGGCGTATCTCGTACCGTGGAACTGACgcaaatggatctggatacacaGGACATATAACATAAGAGTGACAATCAGAAACATCTCACAACAAACAGTCTGAGATGTACACAtggaaaatgacttaaaacaacTTTTATCGAACACAGTAACACTAAAAGCTATGACAAAAAGGATGTTATGTAATGGTATCCAcattatgtgcatttttaattaacttttttgGAGTGAATAATCGAGTTTTGTTGAGTCatcagcaggtggtgctgtagTCTAACTTATTCATAGCTCTAATAAACAGAAACATTATTTTGCCGTTTTCCATCTTTTATATCTGATACTCCCTGTTGGATCAGACATGTTTTCAATCTGTATCAGAATATTGGGGAAGATGCTATGACAGCTGATTTAATTTATATAATgacttgtttatatatttttttttctgaattaatgtaAGCGTTGCGTTTTGGATTACAGTAGGAATGCATGATTTACATCTTCTGTTGCACAGGGGAAACATTTAAGTGTTGCAGAACTTTGTGCCAGGTGTCTTTTTGTCTTTATCTTAATGCGGAGAATGGCATTCAAGATTTGTTGAGACTTCTTCAGTTGTATTACAATGCCTCTAATAAGCtcattaataatttatttattttttgggatcTCGCGTGGATGGAAGTTATCTCCCTGCTCCCTGCCAATGAGTTGTACATTTATGTTTATAATTATGTTACATTGTGTGTACTTTCACCAGTGAGTTATGTTAAGTGTCTGTTTTTTATGAACAGTTTGGTGGTAGATTTTATGTCAATGatttggaaaagtgaaataaatccaCCCCTGTGCTGAATAGGGGTCCTGTCTATTCCCTGGAGGGAGTAAAATAACAAGCGTTACATAACAATAACATGAGTTAAGTATTTGCTGCCAGGATTAATTCATCAAAGGTGTTTTGATGTCCTGTATGCATTattgtgtgaaaaaaataaataaaattatacatacatgtatatattttttataaaatgTGCGTAGTGACTGTTTGTACCTCTAAGTTCCAACTCATTAACATCTACAGTGGAAAAAACCATAgtaaacacctatgtaaagatatacttCTACGTCAAATATGAGTATAGTTTTCattcattacaattttgattatatatacctaatatttggaaccaatattcacttttcaagtctttgaaaaggtttgttaagcctctttgtgttatttatgcaataaattatatacgtttttcaaattggattgtatcttttgtgtgttttttggccttttgtgttgatatagtaggtgaaagtgaaaaaataataggcagttgagatagatgaagttgtgctgaaaaaaaagagataccaaacatgggtatagtgaacatttctttacatagtatataaatgcaaaatcaaaagtactcaaaaacagccaaaataggctcagacccctaaggggtTAATCACAAACTgcccacacacactcatacactgtATAAAACTCATAATCATAACACTTTATTGTGTTACTCTGGTTCACTCTGCAGTGCAGCTCTGTGGAAGCTCTCTTGTCTTTTAACATCTTACTCACAGCTACTTTGAGTTAGACTTCGAAAGGCAGATAAGTGTTTAGAAATAGCTGCACTTCTCTTGAATTCTTTAAAAATGATGAGGAAATGAAACCAGACTTATCTGTTTCAATGATCAACCAacaacacagagacatgatttGTAGTAATCCTTGCCTGTATGTAGAGGTTGACTTCTGCGCTCCGGCACAGATAGGGGAAGTTTCCACCAGTCTTTAAATGAGCTCTCCTGGCATTTGGATACAGCTTGTACATCTCCTCCTTGGCTTCCAGAGACAGCGCGCTCTGATCAAAAACCTGATCAGGACGACATAAATACATCCACTGGTTTTAGTATGAACGAACAGGAACTAAAACTTCACACTGAATGCACAACACTTACATCTATAATCGTCACAGCCACGTCCTTTATTTTGTGCGGCTCCACGTAGGAGTTCTGGCAGTTCAGTGTTAGTCTGGATGCTAGTTCGCTTTGGTTTAGACTCTCCAGCtgcagaaaacatgaaaaaatgtagACACTAAGCATCACAGACTTATCCTCAATTAGATGTTTTCACTCTAATCTAGTAAAATAACCCTctcttttattgtcttgtatgaACAAAGAAATATTTTCAAGAATTTCATGTCTGTCACAGATCATTTCAGCAAAGCTTTCTGAAGGACACATGACTCAATGACCACAGCGGCACATCTCAAGCAGCTTCACTGACAACACACAGTCTGACAACAGAATGAGGGGATTTAGTACATGAATGAATAGACATGATCTTCCCACACACATACTCTTCATGtttctattttttaatttatttcccatattatttttctcttacATTGTGTTATCTGTGGTGTGGATTCTCTCAACTTTTAGGGAGTGTTCACATGTGTGCTTTTTTAGTCTGTGTCCTGAGTGATCTGATCACAAGTTGAAAGCACGGCGAGGTGTGAACGCACCTTGACCACATTGGAAGTGGTCTGGGATGGTGATAACTGATTTTACATTCACCCGTGCATGTCGATCATATTCAATACTCAAAATTCAAGACTTTAACATCTCTGGGTTCAAGGTTCCTTCTGGAAGAGGTACATGCCTGACCGGTGACTCATATGAACGTAAACTTTCAGCTGAGGCTCACCCTGTCAACCATGAAGTCGATTGCATCTGCCATTTTAGGGTCCACAGGTCCTTTAGCGAAGTTCCCCAGAACTATCTTCTTCAACATGAAAGCTGGCATCAGCCAAAAGCtgcaaaaaacaagacagaaaacatGAGGCAATGAACACAGATGTGAGCATGTGCATAAAGATGCTCAGATAAACTCTGACCTGTTTGCCGTCCACGTTTGGTTAAAGATGGAGGTGTCACTGAAGGAATTACACAGTATCAGTGAGTGCACCCGGGGGGATTTGTGTGTACACTCTGCAAACTTCTGGGCCAAGAATCCACCCAAAGATGCACCGAACAGGTGAACCTTTAGCAGGTGAGAGTCCACCGTTATTCGTTTAGAATCAGTGACACATGACACAAGAAGAAAACTTAGACACACAGACTTACTTTATCCAGCTGGAGGTGATCGAGCAGCTTCCTGAAACCGTCGCAGAACTCCATGAGGTCCCAGTACACCGGGTACTGCAGCtgaagtacaaaaaaacacagagaagcaATAAGGTACTGATGTAATACCGACCCTCAACACTTCCTGAGAGAACCCCAACAGGAAGTCACACTGTTGTAAATCATAAGAATCAGATGttagaaaaataaaattagaaaaaagcaACACAGCTCATAAAAAATGAATTACAACCATTTGGCTCTGAAGTCTGACAGTATATATCATGCATGAGCACAGATAATAGAATGGTTTTATTGGTTATATTTTATACATTGGTGTTTACATTTGATATTTTATTCACCAATATTTATGACTGGCCTGTATTAATTTTGTTTGCAAACTAGAAGGTTCTGGCACAACTTCCAACCTGCAAGGAGAAGAAAAACTTATGGCAAGAAATAATTCCAAGACCTCCAGTTTAGAACTTCACCTCTGAACCTAGACCAAAGTGTTTTGGCTTGTAGCCAGAAGACACTGGTGTAGCTTTAGAGTTAAATTAAGttgttgattttcatttttaGAGTTCAAACAGTTGAAAAtttgcacaaattaaaaaaaaaaaattaaatatctcCAAGTACTGTGACTTTACTTTGTTGAAGAGATCATaggaaataataagataataagcTTTTCTAGGTGTTAATTTCATataaatcttgtttttttccagaaaatgtctagatatgtACTGTTATCTGAATATGAAATGAAAGTTAATTGGGGATGAGTCCATGTGATTTCCAGAGCTGGTCTAAAGGCCTGTTTCAGTGACTGCTCACAAAAAGAAATCTAATAGTGAAAAGTCTTGTTGAATGAGCCTTAAAAATGAATGAAGATTAGTGCGTTTTAGAACATCACAGGAGAAATCAACCAATATAGTAACACATAAGGTTACAGCCCAAGTGGAAAGTGCACTCATGGAAATCTAAAAAGCTTTCTTTTTTGTCAGGGGgggtgtaaacaaacaaaaaacaaatgaatattCCAAAGAGGTTTTATATTTTTGCAGATATCATGTACAGGTTTAGTTAAGTTGTAATTATACAAGTATTGTTTTaggttttacattttatattatgATCTTGCTTTGACCGGTATTATATGACTATTCTGTTTTAGTATGTTGTCTAAGCCCTTTTTATTACTATGTCAATGTTTGAAACTTTCTGTAAATCTATCTGATAAAACCTGTCAATTAAACTAACAAGATTCTTCCAGTAAGTTAAATATTAATACTGCTTTTGTCATTTCAACCTTCATACATTATATGAGGATTGATCAGACGTGTGTTTGAACACTGGTTCTATCATGTATCATAGACACTCAAGAATGTTACACATCAGATATCAAGTGTGCAACAAGTGCAGCCTAAGCTGAAATGTGATGAACTCTACATGAACTGCACATAGTTTACAGAGCAGCGATACAGAGGGGGGAGCAGATTCACTTGGCCTTTACTGTTCAGTCAGAGTAAACACTGAGCTCTGACAACAGAAGAGGATGAGTCAGACTAGTGTGGGCTGACTGGACCTTTGACCGGCACAGACTGTGTGTTGGATTACATATGGTTGTCTTCCATCAGATTGGCTTTGCAATCACAACAGTCTTTCACTTTGTACAAAAGTGCAGCACGGTGATTAGGGTTTACACGTGGTTATCAATTCTAGAAAAGTCGAGGGAATCTCCTAAACTACAATGACATCAATCATTTGTGAATATTtaggaaataaattgattttgttgCTTACAACACAGTGAAAACATGTTGGGTAGGAGACATATTTACCACTGTTTCAACATATTTCCTTTCTCGTCATTTGAGAACTGAGGGCAGCAGTTGTTGCAGTTTTAAagctggatttttttgttttgtaaatatctgtattaaaaaaaaacaacaaaaaaaacatctcagtCATTCTATAAATTCAGCAGTGCATTTAGAGAAAGGGCAGGGAAGCTATTTTGTTTTGTCacttttcttgtttctttgtttagggAGGTAagatattgtgttttgttttgcttctttttgttaGGTAAGTGGGAAATctagtgttttgtttgttgttttggctgcGCTTACCCTGaagcttttctttatttttgtaagTAAATTAATGATCTCGGATTGCAAACTCATGCAACACTGGTCTTCCTTGGGAAAGTGGGGAAATTGGAGAGTCTCCTTTATGTCAAGCTCTGGTTCTCTGATGCCAGGCTTAACAATTTTCAATAGGACATCGTGATGTGGACAGCAGGTACGTTTTCCAGTGTCCTTCCGGGTCCATGTTTCTACATTCATCATGACAGAATGATGGTTTCTAATGTAAAACTGCCTGAGGACTGGAAGGTCATGCATATTCCACAGGGTTTCCATCTTTGGTATTTACAAAGTGGGATTTTCCCAAACtccatgatttatttatttatttttcacaatatgatgtataatgttataaaagaCTGAAATTTACAGTGATTTTGGGTTGAAGCAATGTTCTTTTTGAAGTGACTGACAGTTCTCTAAAAGTGCTGAGCTACGACCCATCCAGCCATGAAAAGACAAAGCTTCACGCTGTTACTAATTAACCTGCTACATTACAGAACAGCCATgtaattggcttgagagtctggtttcaaccaactctatatgtaaagtgtaatgagataacttttgttatgatttggctctaaataaataaaatctgattgactgAATGATAAACTTCTCTTATTTTGTCAATACCCCTAGTGTTTGACTGCAGGTAACAAAAtctaaaattgtaaaaataaataaataaaataaatatgaaataaaggTTCGAGCTAAAACAGATTTCCACTTTTACTGTACTGATGAAAATGGAAACAGGATTTTCAGCTATGCAATTAACAGTCACAGCCACATCTGAATTTAAGGATGGTGCGTTCGACAGAAGTAAACTTACCGAGATGACTCTGTAGCCCCATCCTGTCAGAGCCAAAACCTGCTGGAAAAACACCTCAGCGGTTCCACTGACCGGGGGGAGGAAGATGATGGGGCACCTGATGCTCTTTGGGCCTGCATCGTACAACGACCACACCTTACTGTCATCATCATCGACAATAATCTGATGGGAGGACAGAGGAAGGAAGTTTTAAAGGTTTGAATGCAAACAATGTGCTGCTTCCAtcaaactgaaactggactgaATATTCACATtagatgatcagtgaaataaaccaCAGAATGTAATACAGCTTTACAAATTAGTGAAATAAGAGAAGTGTAAACCACTGGTGTAATGACTTCAAATGGTCCCCAATATAGCTTTGTGTGAAACCAATAATATAATTAcactagccacttttacacagagattacggaaaaaaggtgagatggtattccaaccttttttccaccattgaccaatttaCACAGCCGAGTAAAAGGagtgacagaggtgagacaggctggacttacACACAacggacctgcattccggaatcaaaggggtgggtACGCAGCTCaatgtatagtgtgatgtataacttgggCCTCGGAAAccccccgagcatagcggtgttgctaacctccccagagtctttcaccgttccacaaatgttagcatggatagagtcctccgcctgaagtgacaacagctcacggatctcggtgtctccccagttcgacatctttccggtcacattgatatgtttgtttactgtacacttTCTCTGTACACTCCGTACgctctcatttttaaatcccgCCAGCGTGGGGCTCGCACATGCAGTACTTCATCAAAACATCATACCTTGGTTGCggaaccagaggtgttccttttacacagtgttctggaatcatgttttcatctttatcccagctctgttactacctccagaggcgttatagagctgcgataaaggtgaaaccaaatgatcccaccatttcatttacactgatgtcgttccggaataaaggcaaaCTATTCCCATGACAGAAGTGcagtgtaaaaggggctactcATTATACTGATAGTGGCATTAGAGTGTTAACATTCAGACTCTCTAGACCACACAGCCTTAGTGACCTTTGTGCAGAACAATGGAAGATGTCGAAAAATAGTGAATCAACACTGACCTCTGAGCATTTTTGCACTAAACATAGCCTAGAAAATAAAGCAGAAGTTGTTGTTGCTTTGGAAAATGAGGTAAATGCAAACGAGGGAAAAAGTGGAGGTGgtgaaaccagacagaaacagaaCTGGATTTTAGTTTTTGGTGTTTAATTCAAAGTTATTCTAAGTATATTTTCATTCAGACCATATCAAACAGCAGCTTTAGAGTTACACTGAACAACTAAACCATTCCCACTGTATTGATAGCTGTGTGTTTCTCGTGTGAATACAAACAAATCTTAACATCAGATTTTTAACATCCTGATTGTCTTGGTTTGGATCTTCCTACAAGAAAAGAAGCTCATGGGCTTTGAGATCCATCACCAGGTTTCAACATGATACAATGATTTTGCCTCCCATGTTACTATATTAACATAGCTAATGTTTTGCAGAGATTGTAATTGCGTGTTTACAGGACAATGATAGTTCATAACAAGAAAAGGCTGATAGATGGTTGTTCGCTGATATCACCACCTCCTTATTATAGACTGTTGAAGTGAACATCTAAGGGTTGTTTCATGTTGATTACATTTGATGAAGTTTGTTCATCACAGAGTTTTCAATGCCTCATTATAATGACTTGTATACTCAAGACTGattcatttattctgtttttagtttgggtttctttcttttcttattgagctgatgaaaaagtgaacttccccttggggatcaataaagttcatctatATCTGCAATTTCTGAGCTAAACGGTTAAAACTAAACAAGATGCAAGATGCATGATAT
This sequence is a window from Sphaeramia orbicularis chromosome 3, fSphaOr1.1, whole genome shotgun sequence. Protein-coding genes within it:
- the spg21 gene encoding maspardin, producing the protein MEEIKVSPDYNWFRSTVPLKRIIVDDDDSKVWSLYDAGPKSIRCPIIFLPPVSGTAEVFFQQVLALTGWGYRVISLQYPVYWDLMEFCDGFRKLLDHLQLDKVHLFGASLGGFLAQKFAECTHKSPRVHSLILCNSFSDTSIFNQTWTANSFWLMPAFMLKKIVLGNFAKGPVDPKMADAIDFMVDRLESLNQSELASRLTLNCQNSYVEPHKIKDVAVTIIDVFDQSALSLEAKEEMYKLYPNARRAHLKTGGNFPYLCRSAEVNLYIQIHLRQFHGTRYAAISPAMVSAEELEVHESHLSNKHDSADDDDNQ